Proteins from a single region of Plasmodium gaboni strain SY75 chromosome 2, whole genome shotgun sequence:
- a CDS encoding putative 26S proteasome regulatory subunit RPN1: MTAEDKKAVSIQVPVKDVDDKRRKLNNSKIKKEELNEEEKKKKEELELLITRLRDEDVNVVNLSITLLNKEIIDTSGILTSSLLALKVLKTHYNTLIEIFNDMIFEDCKKKLSNMISALSTTIGDENNIVKFVITGNKHDLINYGHEYIKNLITKLLVEYKILKEEENNQNGLTTTTTTNKIVTINHIYELVNIVVPYCFAHNTEYEAIDLLIEVDKINDIYLYVDEKSCDRSILYLLNLTHYSSSTEEYYKLMDVILNILKKHNKHVECLKILLRLNKIDKIKDLIFECNDILICKQIALICARHCVHIQFTEEEIKKYTHLNLNEISTLTSGEHLSPIFLKLAKDLDVEEPKLPEDVYKSHLEEKRNTTVWDSAKQNLSSTFVNAFVNAAFCKDKLMTVNSSLWIFKNKDYGLMSATASMGLLLMWNLDEGLSQIDKFQYSSDQYVKAGALMAFGLACTNIKNECDPAYALLSEHIDAENTLEKMGAILGFGYAYAGTNRENLLDILIPPLVDNGCIIECSVYAALSLGLVFVGSQNREIAEYIIDTVLEKEKVNNSLDTPIAKLYAVALGLLFLCSREKCEATLSALEIIKHPISKYMIATVEGMAFAGSNDVLKVQKMLQVLVEKRGDKKNNSDSKTTTANNADNNKSSNLDTNKATNTDTSKKTDNNNNNNSKNTKSNEDKSSSSKTYVEDNLDQCVAILNIALIALTDDISSDMTTRIIDHFLQYSNVNQKKAVPLALALLFTSFPKPNIVDILSKLTHDQDPDVALHAIISLGFVGAGTNNSRIAILLRQLSAFYCKDTNAIFVVRLAQGLLYMGKGLLTINPLHSNRSIINYVSLGSLLITIHACLQLKSTILGKYHYLLYHLVPCIYPRMLVTVNEKLESLPVSVRVGQAVDIVGQAGKPKTITGFQTHVTPVLLSHTDRAEMATEEYISVNDTLEGIVILKKDPNYIPPQIN, from the exons ATGACAGCAGAGGATAAAAAG GCCGTATCTATACAAGTTCCAGTGAAAGATGTGGACGATAAGAGAAGAAAATTGAATAATTCGAAAATAAAGAAGGAAGaattaaatgaagaagaaaagaagaagaaagaagaattagaattattaattaCAAGATTAAGAGATGAAGATGTAAATGTTGTAAATTTGTCGATTactttattaaataaagaaattattGATACAAGTGGTATATTAacatcatcattattagCATTAAAGGTATTAAAAACACATTATAATACTttaatagaaatatttaatgaCATGATATTTGAAGattgtaaaaaaaagttaAGTAATATGATCAGTGCATTATCTACAACAATAGgagatgaaaataatattgtaaAGTTTGTTATCACTGGAAATAAACATGATCTAATTAATTATGGacatgaatatataaaaaatttaataacaaaattgttagttgaatataaaattttaaaagaagaagaaaataatcaaaatgGCCTAACAACAACAACGACAACAAATAAAATCGTTAcaataaatcatatatatgaattagTAAATATTGTAGTACCTTATTGTTTTGCACATAATACAGAATATGAAGCTATTGATTTATTAATAGAAGTTGATAAAATTaatgatatttatttatatgtagATGAGAAATCTTGCGATAGatcaatattatatctatTAAATTTAACACATTATAGTTCATCCACTgaagaatattataaattaatggatgttattttaaatattttaaaaaaacataataaacATGTAGAatgtttaaaaatattattgagattaaataaaattgataaaattaaagatcttatttttgaatgtaatgatattttaatatgtaaACAAATAGCACTCATTTGCGCAAGACATTGTGTACATATACAATTCACAGAagaagaaattaaaaaatatacacatcttaatttaaatgaaattTCCACATTAACATCAGGTGAACATTTATCTCCTATATTCTTAAAATTAGCAAAGGATCTTGATGTAGAAGAACCCAAATTACCAGAGGATGTATATAAATCACATCttgaagaaaaaagaaatacaACCGTATGGGATTCAGCCAAACAAAATTTATCTTCCACATTTGTTAATGCATTCGTAAATGCTGCTTTTTGTAAGGATAAATTAATGACAGTTAATTCATCTTTATGgatttttaaaaataaagattATGGTCTAATGAGTGCAACTGCATCTATGggattattattaatgtGGAACTTAGATGAAGGATTATCACAAATAGATAAATTTCAATATAGTAGTGATCAATATGTTAAAGCAGGTGCTTTAATGGCCTTTGGATTAGCTTgtacaaatataaaaaatgaatgtGATCCAGCATATGCATTGTTATCTGAACATATAGATGCTGAAAATACATTAGAAAAAATGGGAGCTATATTAGGATTTGGTTATGCTTATGCAGGTACTAATAGAGAAAATTTATTAGATATTCTAATTCCACCATTAGTTGATAATGGTTGTATTATTGAATGTAGTGTATATGCAGCTTTATCATTAGGACTAGTTTTTGTTGGATCACAAAATAGAGAAATTGctgaatatataatagataCTGTCctagaaaaagaaaaagttAACAATTCTTTAGATACTCCTATAGCTAAATTATATGCTGTTGCATTAGgacttttatttttatgttcaAGAGAAAAATGTGAAGCTACCTTATCCGCTTTAGAAATTATTAAGCATCctatatcaaaatatatgattGCAACAGTAGAAGGTATGGCTTTTGCTGGATCGAATGATGTTTTAAAAGTTCAAAAAATGTTACAAGTATTAGTTGAAAAAAGAGgtgataaaaaaaataattccGATAGTAAAACAACAACAGCAAATAATGcagataataataaaagttCCAATCTTGATACAAATAAAGCTACTAATACAGATACATCAAAAAAAActgataataataataataataacagTAAGAATACTAAAAGTAATGAAGACAAAAGTTCATCTAGTAAAACCTATGTAGAAGATAATTTAGATCAATGTGTAGCTATTTTAAATATTGCACTTATTGCTTTAACTGATGATATTAGTTCAGATATGACTACCAGAATTATTGATCACTTTTTACAATATTCAAATgtaaatcaaaaaaaagCAGTACCATTAGCACTAGCATTACTATTTACATCTTTCCCAAAACCAAATATTGTAGatattttatcaaaatTAACACATGATCAAGATCCTGATGTTGCTTTGCATGCTATCATTTCTCTAGGATTTGTTGGAGCAGGAACAAATAATTCCAGAATAGCTATCTTATTAAGACAATTATCTGCATTTTATTGTAAAGATACCAATGCTATTTTTGTTGTAAGATTAGCTCAAGGATTGTTATATATGGGTAAAGGTTTACTAACTATTAATCCATTACATTCAAATCGTTCAATTATTAATTATGTCTCCTTAGGATCTCTTTTAATAACAATTCATGCCTGTTTACAATTAAAATCTACTATCCTTGGAAAATATCATTACTTACTCTATCATTTGGTTCCTTGCATTTACCCAAGAATGCTTGTAACGGTTAATGAGAAATTGGAGTCTCTTCCCGTGTCTGTTCGTGTTGGACag GCCGTTGACATTGTTGGACAAGCAGGAAAACCCAAAACAATAACAGGTTTTCAAACACATGTTACACCTGTATTATTGTCTCATACTGATAGAGCTGAAATGGCCACAGAAGAAT ATATATCTGTCAATGATACCTTAGAAGGTATTGTCATTCTTAAAAAGGATCCAAACTATATCCCACCACAAATAAATTAA
- a CDS encoding hypothetical protein (conserved Plasmodium protein, unknown function~transcript variant 2; alternatively spliced): MNELLNSNATIICNNIPININRFEITEIFSKYGPLLGQGIYFGKKNSNFFFVKYVHFKDAIKAYENLKNEKECEHDFKLSFSKNDEIKYKALKDIFYIYLIKFMCVIKIQRNKKAIEELKNIYKQNDELKSQEDIGNYILNEINEQNNELLKKKKKEKEMEKKKDKAFILNLLTNIDETKENEQDIKLKEELKNYVNLNSLCSYHFDENNKYDNYLTPTFPN, translated from the exons atgaatGAACTCCTAAATAGTAACGCCACGATCATTTGTAATAACATCcctattaatattaatcGTTTTGAAATTACTGAGATATTTAGTAAAT ATGGTCCTTTATTAGGTCAAGGCATATATtttggaaaaaaaaatagcaactttttttttgtaaaatatGTTCATTTTAAGGATGCAATAAAAGCTTACgaa aatttaaaaaatgaaaaggaATGTGAACATGATTTCAAATTATCATTCAGCAAAAATGATgagataaaatataaagcTTTAAAAG atattttttatatatatcttataaAGTTTATGTGtgttataaaaatacaaa GAAATAAGAAAGCTAttgaagaattaaaaaacatttataaacaaaatgatGAATTAAAAAGTCAAGAAGACATAGGCAATTATATCCTCAACGAAATAAACGAACAAAACAATGAActattgaaaaaaaagaagaaagaaaaagaaatggagaaaaaaaaagataaagCTTTCATCTTAAATTTGTTAACCAATATTGATGAGACAAAAGAAAATGAGCAAGATATCAA GTTAAAGGAGGAACTGAAAAATTATGTTAATCTAAATTCTCTATGTTCTTATCATtttgatgaaaataataaatatgataattatttaacACCAACGTTTCCAAATTAA
- a CDS encoding hypothetical protein (conserved Plasmodium protein, unknown function) — MEIVNEGWVFKQSKYLKKLRKRYMILTKNFICSFKSEYYQAEKPTEILYLNKFTELTSLEDIRKIKNVENELGLSNIHLFNISYKNRNILFVTVDENEKNKWIKHISKQMVKPTVLLSDC; from the exons atGGAAATAGTAAATGAAGGATGGGTGTTTAAACAGTCTAAATATTTGAAGAAGCtaagaaaaagatatatgatattgacaaaaaattttatttgCTCATTTAAGTCTGAATATTATCAGGCAGAAAAACCGACAgaa ATATTATACCTTAACAAGTTCACCGAACTAACTTCATTGGAAGACATAcgaaaaattaaaaatgttGAAAACGAGTTGGGTCTTTCTAACattcatttatttaatataagTTACAAGAAcagaaatattttatttgttactgttgatgaaaatgaaaaaaacaaatggataa aaCATATAAGCAAGCAGATGGTAAAACCTACAGTATTATTAAGTGATTGTtaa
- a CDS encoding hypothetical protein (conserved Plasmodium protein, unknown function), translating into MNEENIITRKINCLRSTYEERKVRHNDIDMINKNYEDMLDKIEECVRLRNGYKICFVLKLSQIPLDIYVIDNMNENDIRRMIKKKNSYNNNILKPFEQLILDHFNIIKILCNKNNINWDILINTSCKFLSTFLQVYCDNLWLLPYLLTICSFLNNISTLADSYSTSNKNDIYNEENEDINNKNKYTIEVLNSIRGKIGIVKGDIEKHGGFVILMFQSIKLCMKLNNMQITSSFLKIINSTDINYSYIPTSFIVLFKNQLGKLYLQKLEYEKAESEFIWAFSNSKKSKIEFRKIILESLITIRLNKGLYPPKKLLQKYKLSIYIDIIYSIKRGNIFLYNNVMNSFSKYFFHKGLNECIEQIHFIVKRNLMKIVVDWWNKIIQENNQQNKLFKVPIYLFHHIFKWAHITQHHSYLETICIITSLILFRYINAYISYDNNILVLSKNDPFPSLSHNQGPR; encoded by the coding sequence ATGAATGAAGAGAATATCATTacaagaaaaataaattgtCTTAGAAGTACTTATGAAGAAAGGAAGGTAAGACATAATGATATTGATATGATAAATAAGAACTATGAAGATATGTTAGATAAAATTGAAGAATGTGTAAGGTTAAGAAATggatataaaatatgttttgttttaaaaCTATCACAGATACCTCttgatatatatgtaattgataatatgaatgagAATGATATAAGAAGaatgataaaaaagaaaaatagttataataataatatattaaaacCATTTGAACAATTAATATTAGatcattttaatataataaaaatattatgtaataaaaataatattaattgggatatattaataaatacaagttgtaaatttttatcaacGTTTCTTCAAGTTTATTGTGATAATTTATGGTTATTACCTTATCTATTAACtatttgttcatttttaaataatataagtaCATTAGCTGATTCATATAGTACTAGcaataaaaatgatatatataatgaagaaaatgaagatataaataataaaaataaatatactaTTGAAGTCTTAAATTCTATAAGAGGAAAAATTGGTATAGTTAAAGGAGATATAGAAAAACATGGTGGatttgttatattaatGTTTCAATCTATCAAGTTATGTatgaaattaaataatatgcAGATTACATCCAgctttttaaaaattataaattcaacagatattaattattcatatatacCAACATCttttattgttttatttaaaaatcAGTTAGGAAAATTATATCTACAAAAGTTAGAATATGAAAAAGCAGAAAGTGAATTTATATGGGCATTTTCTAATTctaaaaaaagtaaaatcGAATTcagaaaaataattcttGAATCTCTTATAACCATAAGATTAAATAAAGGTTTATATCCTCctaaaaaattattacaaaaatataaactctcaatatatattgatattatttattcaataaaaagaggaaatatttttctatataataatgttatGAATAGTTTTTccaaatatttttttcataaagGATTAAATGAATGTATAGAACAAATTCATTTTATTGTTAAAAGAAATCTTATGAAAATTGTTGTTGACTGGTggaataaaataattcaagaaaataatcaacaaaataaattatttaaagtACCCATCtatttatttcatcatatttttaaatggGCACATATAACACAACATCATTCATATTTAGAAACCATATGTATTATAACATCACTTATTTTATTTCGTTATATTAATGCATATATATcttatgataataatatattggTATTGAGCAAAAATGATCCTTTCCCCTCCCTTTCACACAATCAGGGCCCACGCTAA
- a CDS encoding hypothetical protein (conserved Plasmodium protein, unknown function) yields MGFVKAEEFMNHYMRVNKEIKELSNRKNEEFKFNIFIFYYNNIDSICTEHILHFHKNLKREINVFSYGVEKKEDLIKFFSKHNEIYSKNKDYYRDYFFQVILIGICSHINTDTSIYEDIENFFSNLLSKTYLGYLKFFVIDNKRPFNEIFFNNDKWELVLNELEHNEIMTIYNNKKHNEKKKWFSKYYDNYYIVKEENKCLSLMIYPFIQCAGEDDASAIIFISSISLMSYLKTEQITYDYYNKEIKNLHNDSLNISNGHFLSFDSERGLLPMLSFISLNEALEIDERIYIYDHKNVKNTFNQIRTMCHIEIKDFTGNFRQLDLKKQNEILIKLKNFIKIIKPMNTLAWKRRTYVLYNSDSFYFLIILIHIYINRIKKMDTYLYNCLKTSDFLYNIYKDRLKQSEIYDKLIEKHLHKNAANYLSILIKKVMESHKKSITITSTFKIYMDIFQTPRNSYTHPFELKLISNMFSSFQSYCVDKYKTYHLIVCNIIDSDDTILYGFTPLNKRDYWPLIFSKIAYTNAEQINYDTLTDVNTIKIRKTDLKFLLDEIKDVFRGIIKHDYKKELQANLKGNIDDEEDDEDDLDEEEEQGEELEEDDIIEEDLLGDQQEEDLRDQNHDDEYT; encoded by the coding sequence atgGGGTTTGTTAAGGCTGAAGAGTTTATGAATCATTACATGAGAGTTAACaaagaaataaaagaattatcTAATAGAAAGAATGAAGAgtttaaatttaatatttttatattttattataataatatcgATTCTATATGTACTGAACATATATTACATTTCCATAAAAACTTGAAAAGAGAAATTAATGTATTTAGTTATGGTGTTGAGAAAAAAGAAGACctaataaaattttttagtaaacataatgaaatatattcaaaaaataaagattATTATCgtgattatttttttcaagtAATATTAATAGGTATATGTTCACATATAAATACAGATACAAGTATATATGAAGATATCGAGAATTTTTTTAGTAATTTATTAAGTAAAACTTATTTAGgatatttaaaattttttgttatagataataaaagaCCATTCaatgaaattttttttaataatgataaatgGGAACTAGTATTAAATGAATTAGAACATAATGAAATTATGactatatataataataaaaaacataatgaaaagaaaaagtggttttctaaatattatgataattattatatagttaaagaagaaaataaatgtttatCATTAATGATATATCCATTTATACAATGTGCTGGTGAAGATGATGCATCAGcaattatttttatttcgAGTATATCTTTAATGTCATATTTAAAAACTGAACAAATTAcatatgattattataataaagaaattaaaaatttacacaatgattctttaaatatatctaatgGACATTTCTTATCATTCGATTCAGAAAGAGGTTTATTACCTATGTTATCATTCATATCTTTAAATGAAGCTCTAGAAATAGATGAAcgtatatatatatatgatcATAAAAACGttaaaaatacatttaatCAGATCAGAACTATGTGCCATATAGAAATTAAAGATTTTACAGGAAATTTTAGACAACTagatttaaaaaaacaaaatgaaatattaataaaattaaaaaattttattaaaattataaaacCTATGAATACATTAGCTTGGAAAAGACGAAcatatgttttatataacagTGATAGTTTCTATTTCTTAATTATActtatacatatttatattaatcgaattaaaaaaatggatACATATCTATATAATTGTTTAAAAACTTCagattttttatataatatttataaagaTAGATTAAAACAATCAGAAATTTATGATAAACTTATTGAAAAACatttacataaaaatgCAGCAAATTATTTAAGTATATTAATCAAAAAAGTTATGGAAAGTCATAAAAAATCAATAACAATAACATCaacatttaaaatatatatggaCATATTCCAAACACCAAGAAACTCATATACACATCCTTTtgaattaaaattaatatcAAATATGTTCTCATCTTTTCAGTCATATTGTgttgataaatataaaaccTATCATCTAATTGTATGTAATATAATCGATTCGGATGATACTATATTATATGGGTTCACACCTTTAAATAAACGAGATTATTGGCCACTcatattttcaaaaattGCTTATACTAATGCGGAGCAAATTAATTATGACACATTAACCGATGTaaatacaataaaaatCAGAAAAACCGATTTGAAATTCTTACTAGATGAAATTAAGGATGTGTTTAGGGGAATTATAAAGCATgattataaaaaggaaCTACAAGCCAACTTAAAAGGTAACATCGATGATGAAGAAGACGACGAAGATGACTTAGACGAAGAGGAAGAACAAGGCGAAGAACTCGAAGAAGATGATATAATTGAAGAGGATTTATTGGGAGATCAACAAGAGGAAGATTTGAGGGATCAAAATCACGACGACGAGTATACTTAG
- a CDS encoding putative DNA-directed RNA polymerase II 16 kDa subunit has protein sequence MANNINGDVKNLDLGPDFKNCKCLNLCELQLILGDQLRLTSKRNEEAQALIKSSYDYANKFATIKNRSSIVDVRTNLERIGDLHEYEIAMLVNLLPKTILEARYLIPSLIRLNDETLNSILEHLISYKMYVS, from the exons ATGGCAAATAATATCAATGGAGATGTAAAAAATTTAGACCTTGGTCCTG ATTTTAAGAATTGTAAATGTTTGAATTTATGTGAGCTTCAATTAATTTTGGGAGACCAGCTTCGATTAACATCCAAGAGAAATGAAGAAGCTCAAGC ATTGATTAAATCGTCCTATGATTATGCAAATAAATTTGCTACTATAAAAAATAGAAGTTCAATTGTCGACGTCAGAACTAACTTAGAACGTATAGGAGATTTACATGAATATGAAATAGCCATGCTCGTTAATCTTTTGCCTAAGACCATATTAGAAGCTAGATATTTAATTCCTTCATTAATTCGTTTAAATGATGAAACGTTAAATTCTATATTAGAACATCTTATAAGTTATAAAATGTACGTTTCTTAA
- a CDS encoding hypothetical protein (conserved Plasmodium protein, unknown function~transcript variant 1; alternatively spliced) gives MNELLNSNATIICNNIPININRFEITEIFSKYGPLLGQGIYFGKKNSNFFFVKYVHFKDAIKAYENLKNEKECEHDFKLSFSKNDEIKYKALKGNKKAIEELKNIYKQNDELKSQEDIGNYILNEINEQNNELLKKKKKEKEMEKKKDKAFILNLLTNIDETKENEQDIKLKEELKNYVNLNSLCSYHFDENNKYDNYLTPTFPN, from the exons atgaatGAACTCCTAAATAGTAACGCCACGATCATTTGTAATAACATCcctattaatattaatcGTTTTGAAATTACTGAGATATTTAGTAAAT ATGGTCCTTTATTAGGTCAAGGCATATATtttggaaaaaaaaatagcaactttttttttgtaaaatatGTTCATTTTAAGGATGCAATAAAAGCTTACgaa aatttaaaaaatgaaaaggaATGTGAACATGATTTCAAATTATCATTCAGCAAAAATGATgagataaaatataaagcTTTAAAAG GAAATAAGAAAGCTAttgaagaattaaaaaacatttataaacaaaatgatGAATTAAAAAGTCAAGAAGACATAGGCAATTATATCCTCAACGAAATAAACGAACAAAACAATGAActattgaaaaaaaagaagaaagaaaaagaaatggagaaaaaaaaagataaagCTTTCATCTTAAATTTGTTAACCAATATTGATGAGACAAAAGAAAATGAGCAAGATATCAA GTTAAAGGAGGAACTGAAAAATTATGTTAATCTAAATTCTCTATGTTCTTATCATtttgatgaaaataataaatatgataattatttaacACCAACGTTTCCAAATTAA